In one Aromatoleum aromaticum EbN1 genomic region, the following are encoded:
- the dnaQ gene encoding DNA polymerase III subunit epsilon, translating to MRQIVLDTETTGLDWRNGDRVIEIGCVELLNRNLTGRHYHVYINPERGIDAEAIAVHGITEDFLADKPTFSAIAAEFEDFIRDAELIIHNASFDVGFLNHELSRLGRGKLDSLCAGVIDTLKMAKEQNPGKKASLDALCDRHQIDNASRTLHGALLDAELLAEVYLAMTRGQESLIMVLEEPVPGSAEAGGVLVDRPPLKVLRASGEELAEHERVLQDIAKGTKGTCLWIAPEPEAAAA from the coding sequence ATGAGACAGATCGTCCTCGACACGGAAACCACCGGACTCGACTGGCGCAACGGCGACCGCGTCATCGAAATCGGCTGCGTCGAGTTGCTGAACCGCAACCTGACCGGGCGGCATTACCACGTCTATATCAACCCGGAGCGCGGCATCGATGCCGAGGCGATCGCGGTGCACGGCATTACCGAGGATTTCCTTGCCGACAAGCCGACGTTCAGCGCCATCGCGGCCGAGTTCGAGGATTTCATCCGCGACGCCGAACTGATCATCCATAACGCGAGCTTCGACGTCGGCTTCCTGAACCACGAGCTGTCGCGGCTCGGGCGCGGAAAGCTCGACAGCCTTTGCGCGGGTGTCATCGATACGCTGAAGATGGCGAAGGAGCAGAACCCGGGCAAGAAGGCGTCGCTCGACGCGCTGTGCGACCGGCACCAGATCGACAACGCGTCCCGGACGCTGCACGGCGCACTGCTCGACGCGGAGCTGCTCGCCGAAGTCTACCTGGCGATGACGCGCGGCCAGGAGAGCCTGATCATGGTGCTCGAAGAGCCTGTGCCGGGCAGCGCCGAAGCTGGAGGCGTGCTCGTCGATCGGCCTCCGCTGAAAGTGCTCCGCGCGAGCGGCGAGGAGCTGGCCGAACATGAGCGGGTGCTGCAGGACATCGCGA
- the rnhA gene encoding ribonuclease HI — protein MTDQIEIFTDGACSGNPGPGGWGAILRSGAHEKEIWGGEPHTTNNRMELLAVIRALELLKRPVVARVHTDSQYVQKGISEWIHGWKARGWKTAAKAPVKNEDLWRALDEAASRHQVQWVWVRGHAGHVENERADELARRGVDAVRRQGAAVAG, from the coding sequence ATGACCGATCAAATCGAAATATTCACCGACGGCGCCTGCAGCGGCAATCCGGGGCCCGGCGGCTGGGGCGCGATCCTGCGCTCGGGGGCTCACGAGAAGGAAATCTGGGGTGGCGAACCGCACACGACGAACAACCGCATGGAGCTGCTTGCGGTGATCCGGGCACTCGAACTGCTCAAGCGCCCGGTCGTCGCGCGCGTGCATACCGACAGCCAGTACGTGCAGAAAGGCATCTCCGAGTGGATCCACGGCTGGAAGGCGCGTGGCTGGAAGACCGCGGCAAAGGCGCCGGTGAAAAACGAGGATCTGTGGCGCGCGCTCGACGAAGCCGCGAGCCGTCATCAGGTGCAGTGGGTGTGGGTCCGGGGGCATGCCGGCCATGTCGAGAACGAGCGCGCGGACGAACTCGCGCGCCGCGGCGTCGACGCGGTGCGCCGGCAGGGCGCGGCTGTCGCAGGGTGA
- a CDS encoding class I SAM-dependent methyltransferase gives MSILSLSDWLETPQGQYLLQWESARFDVLVADIFGYNAVQIGLPEHEFLRGNRMPFRFRCARLGEAEVMSNAEALPFATATLDLVLLPHVLEFSPNPHQVLREVERVLVPEGHAIISGFNPLSLWGVRRLLARDDGAFPWRGQYLSVRRTKDWLALLGFETQSGSFGCYAPAVTSGKWLERWRFIDKAGDRWWPIFGGTYIIQGIKRVQGMRLITPNWRDRRAAAKRLSPVAQRGRQVTGGVQKTK, from the coding sequence ATGTCCATCCTCAGTCTGTCGGACTGGCTTGAAACCCCGCAGGGACAATACCTGCTGCAGTGGGAATCGGCCAGGTTCGACGTCCTGGTGGCCGATATTTTCGGCTACAACGCAGTTCAGATCGGGCTCCCCGAGCACGAGTTCCTGCGCGGCAACCGCATGCCGTTTCGCTTCCGTTGCGCGCGGCTGGGCGAGGCCGAAGTGATGTCCAACGCGGAAGCGCTGCCGTTCGCCACCGCCACGCTCGATCTGGTGCTGCTGCCGCACGTGCTCGAGTTTTCGCCGAACCCTCATCAGGTGCTGCGCGAGGTCGAACGCGTGCTGGTGCCCGAGGGCCACGCCATCATCAGCGGCTTCAACCCGCTCAGCCTGTGGGGCGTGCGCCGCCTGCTGGCACGCGACGACGGCGCATTCCCGTGGCGTGGACAGTACCTGTCCGTGCGCCGGACGAAGGATTGGCTCGCGCTGCTCGGATTCGAAACCCAGTCCGGCAGTTTCGGCTGCTACGCGCCCGCGGTCACGAGCGGGAAATGGCTCGAACGCTGGCGATTCATCGACAAGGCGGGGGACCGCTGGTGGCCGATATTCGGGGGCACCTACATCATTCAGGGAATCAAGCGAGTGCAGGGGATGCGCCTGATCACCCCCAACTGGCGCGATCGTCGCGCCGCAGCGAAACGGCTCTCGCCGGTGGCCCAGCGCGGGCGCCAGGTGACGGGCGGAGTACAGAAGACTAAATGA
- the gloB gene encoding hydroxyacylglutathione hydrolase, producing the protein MNDQHSKIGSIEIIPLPAFRDNYLWLLRCGQLAAVVDPGDAAVVEDGLAAQGLDLCAILLTHHHADHVGGVTELIASRDIPVFGPAAADIQGVNNPVAEGDEVSLDRLGIRFRVLEVPGHTASHIAYLAPGLLFPGDTLFSAGCGRLLGGTAAQLHASLRRLADLPGDTAVYCTHEYTLANLAFARVADPGNPERDEWLVECEARRDAGRPTLPTTIARERRVNPFLRTGEPAVMGVIADRTGVRPRDSLECFAALRAWKDVF; encoded by the coding sequence ATGAACGATCAGCACTCAAAAATCGGCAGCATCGAAATTATCCCTCTCCCGGCGTTCCGGGATAACTACCTGTGGCTGCTGCGTTGCGGCCAGCTTGCAGCGGTCGTCGACCCCGGTGACGCGGCAGTCGTCGAAGACGGTCTCGCGGCGCAGGGACTCGACCTTTGCGCGATCCTGCTGACCCATCACCACGCGGATCACGTCGGGGGCGTCACCGAACTGATCGCAAGCCGCGACATCCCGGTGTTCGGCCCGGCTGCGGCCGACATCCAAGGCGTGAACAATCCGGTTGCCGAAGGCGACGAAGTCAGTCTCGACCGACTCGGCATCCGCTTTCGCGTGCTCGAAGTGCCCGGCCATACCGCAAGCCACATCGCCTATCTCGCGCCGGGCCTCCTGTTTCCCGGCGACACCCTCTTCAGCGCCGGCTGCGGGCGGCTGCTCGGCGGGACTGCCGCCCAACTTCACGCTTCGCTGCGCCGCCTCGCAGATCTGCCCGGCGACACCGCCGTGTATTGCACCCATGAGTATACGCTCGCCAACCTCGCGTTTGCGCGTGTCGCCGACCCCGGGAATCCCGAGCGGGACGAGTGGCTCGTCGAATGCGAGGCGCGGCGCGATGCGGGGCGCCCGACCCTGCCGACCACGATTGCACGCGAGCGGCGCGTGAACCCCTTCCTGCGCACGGGTGAACCGGCAGTGATGGGCGTGATCGCCGATCGCACCGGCGTGCGTCCACGCGATTCGCTCGAATGCTTCGCGGCCCTGAGGGCCTGGAAGGACGTTTTCTGA
- a CDS encoding transglycosylase SLT domain-containing protein, whose product MAIRFASLLFLVFLGIASGSVVASTDSATPTLSPEPGTTTLMVGDDTAPDGLKMPRGPVLELTDPPQRVLTLDLTRDANDIWDRIRRGFGMPDLDSELVAEQQLFYINRPGFLKKVFERGGRYLYHIVDELERRGMPTELALLPMVESSYNPMAYSPSHAAGLWQFIPSTGRNYNLTQDAWVDERRDVIASTAAALDYLQTIYDMHGDWHLALASYNWGEGAVGRAIQRNLDDGLPAEYSHLRMPGETRNYVPKLQALKNIVAQPELYRFELPYVPNSPHFVTIDTPTTIELATAARLAGMPLDEFLALNPSHNRPAVTEGSALVVPVDRAEQFQLRLAEHQRNGTQWRTYELQRGETLASVAQAFGLSLNQLYQINRLDARSRVSAGYSLLVPDGVEPGHPSGDVLEEAGSPAHSIVPRLTGGKTVRMDAKGTDKSTATKGTKPAAKKGVKRRADKGAGTSAKKTPSVPAAKKMSGGAAKPTSGKKQPQKNQR is encoded by the coding sequence ATGGCGATTCGTTTCGCAAGCCTCCTGTTTCTCGTGTTCCTGGGCATCGCTTCGGGGTCTGTCGTGGCATCCACGGATTCGGCGACGCCGACTCTCTCGCCGGAGCCGGGCACAACTACCCTTATGGTCGGCGATGACACCGCTCCGGACGGTCTGAAGATGCCTCGCGGACCAGTCCTCGAACTGACGGACCCTCCGCAGCGCGTGCTCACGCTCGACCTCACCCGTGACGCCAACGACATATGGGACCGCATTCGCCGCGGTTTCGGCATGCCGGACCTCGACAGCGAGCTGGTCGCCGAACAGCAGCTTTTTTACATCAACCGTCCGGGTTTCCTGAAAAAGGTTTTCGAGCGCGGCGGGCGCTATCTCTACCACATCGTCGACGAACTCGAACGCCGCGGCATGCCGACCGAGCTCGCGCTGCTGCCGATGGTCGAAAGCAGTTACAACCCGATGGCTTATTCGCCCTCGCACGCGGCGGGGCTGTGGCAGTTCATCCCCTCGACGGGGCGGAACTACAACCTCACGCAGGACGCGTGGGTCGACGAGCGGCGCGACGTGATCGCTTCCACCGCCGCGGCGCTCGACTACCTGCAAACGATCTATGACATGCATGGCGACTGGCATCTCGCGCTCGCCTCATACAACTGGGGCGAAGGTGCGGTCGGCCGCGCGATCCAGCGTAACCTGGATGACGGGCTTCCAGCCGAATACAGCCATCTGCGCATGCCTGGGGAAACGCGTAACTATGTCCCCAAGCTGCAGGCGCTGAAGAACATCGTCGCCCAGCCCGAGTTGTACCGCTTCGAACTTCCCTACGTGCCGAACAGCCCCCACTTCGTCACTATCGACACTCCCACGACGATCGAACTTGCGACCGCGGCCCGCCTTGCCGGAATGCCGCTCGACGAGTTCCTCGCCCTGAACCCCAGCCACAACCGTCCGGCAGTGACCGAAGGCAGTGCGCTTGTCGTGCCCGTCGATCGCGCCGAACAGTTCCAGCTGCGGCTCGCCGAACATCAGCGCAACGGGACGCAGTGGCGCACGTATGAATTGCAGCGGGGCGAGACGCTCGCCTCCGTGGCGCAGGCTTTCGGCCTGTCGCTGAACCAGCTCTACCAGATCAACCGGCTCGACGCGCGCAGCCGTGTCAGCGCCGGCTACTCGCTACTCGTCCCCGACGGCGTCGAGCCGGGCCATCCGTCCGGCGATGTGCTCGAAGAGGCCGGCTCCCCGGCGCACTCGATCGTCCCGCGGCTGACTGGCGGCAAGACCGTCAGGATGGATGCGAAGGGCACGGACAAGTCGACCGCGACGAAAGGCACGAAACCCGCGGCAAAGAAGGGAGTCAAGCGCCGAGCCGACAAAGGCGCTGGAACTTCTGCGAAGAAAACTCCAAGCGTGCCGGCGGCGAAAAAGATGAGCGGCGGAGCTGCGAAACCGACTTCGGGCAAGAAGCAGCCGCAAAAAAACCAGCGCTGA